A window of the Vibrio fluvialis genome harbors these coding sequences:
- a CDS encoding glutamate synthase subunit beta yields the protein MGKPTGFLEFGRELPKKIDPKERIKNNKEFVLNAEFGNKINQQASRCMDCGVPFCHNGCPIGNIIPEFNDAVYRESWEEAWHILSSTNNFPEFTGRVCPAPCESACVLGINQDPITICNIEKTIVERAYQDGYAKPKTPRTRTGKSIAIIGSGPAGLAAAEQLNSAGHTVTVFERDEKVGGLLRFGIPDFKLSMDVIDRKINLMAEAGVKFEVNSHVGVDINAQQLRQEFDAVLLTGGSTVPRNLPIPGRELSGVYFAMQFLAQNNRRANNMDLKTDEIHAKGKHVVVIGGGDTGSDCVGTSNRHGAASITQVEIMPMPADKRPANMPWPQYPMILRTSTSHEEGCERHWNILTKEFIGNDKGEVTGLRIADIVWKEAAAGERPSFEEVAGSERVIPCDMAFLAMGFLHPEPHGVLAQLDIKLDERGNVATQNFATNQKGVFAAGDMRTGQSLVVRCINEGRESARAVDEYLMGNTHLEAKADSLMLSA from the coding sequence ATGGGTAAGCCTACTGGATTTTTAGAATTTGGTCGTGAACTACCGAAGAAGATCGACCCGAAAGAGCGCATCAAGAACAACAAAGAGTTTGTTCTCAACGCCGAGTTTGGTAACAAAATCAACCAACAAGCGTCGCGTTGCATGGATTGTGGCGTACCGTTTTGTCATAACGGCTGCCCGATTGGCAACATCATTCCAGAGTTCAACGATGCGGTGTATCGTGAAAGCTGGGAAGAAGCGTGGCACATCCTGAGTTCGACCAACAACTTCCCGGAGTTTACCGGTCGTGTTTGTCCGGCGCCGTGTGAAAGCGCGTGTGTGCTGGGTATCAATCAGGATCCGATCACCATTTGTAATATCGAAAAAACCATCGTTGAGCGCGCGTACCAAGACGGCTATGCCAAGCCGAAAACGCCGCGCACTCGCACCGGTAAATCGATCGCCATTATTGGCTCTGGCCCGGCAGGGTTAGCTGCCGCAGAGCAGCTCAACAGCGCGGGTCACACTGTGACCGTGTTTGAGCGCGATGAGAAAGTCGGCGGCCTGCTTCGTTTTGGGATTCCGGATTTCAAACTGAGCATGGATGTGATTGATCGCAAGATCAACCTGATGGCCGAAGCGGGCGTGAAATTTGAAGTCAATTCGCATGTCGGCGTCGACATCAACGCCCAGCAACTGCGTCAGGAGTTCGATGCCGTGCTGCTGACGGGCGGATCCACCGTACCACGCAACCTGCCCATTCCGGGCCGTGAGCTAAGCGGTGTGTATTTTGCGATGCAGTTCCTGGCACAAAACAACCGCCGTGCCAACAACATGGATCTCAAAACCGACGAGATCCATGCCAAAGGCAAACACGTGGTGGTGATTGGCGGTGGCGACACCGGGTCTGACTGTGTCGGCACCTCAAACCGCCACGGCGCGGCGAGCATCACTCAGGTGGAAATCATGCCCATGCCAGCAGACAAACGCCCGGCGAACATGCCTTGGCCGCAATATCCCATGATTCTGCGTACGTCGACCTCCCACGAAGAAGGCTGCGAGCGTCACTGGAACATTCTGACCAAAGAGTTTATTGGCAACGACAAAGGTGAGGTCACCGGTCTGCGCATTGCCGATATCGTCTGGAAAGAAGCAGCGGCGGGTGAACGTCCGAGTTTCGAGGAAGTGGCGGGCAGCGAGCGAGTCATTCCGTGTGACATGGCATTTCTGGCGATGGGCTTCCTGCATCCGGAACCACATGGTGTCTTGGCTCAGCTCGACATCAAACTGGATGAGCGCGGTAATGTGGCCACACAAAACTTTGCGACCAACCAAAAAGGGGTGTTTGCCGCAGGTGATATGCGCACAGGTCAATCACTGGTGGTACGCTGCATCAACGAAGGCCGCGAGTCCGCGCGAGCCGTGGATGAATACCTGATGGGCAATACCCATCTCGAAGCAAAAGCCGACTCTTTAATGCTTTCAGCATAA
- the gltB gene encoding glutamate synthase large subunit: protein MALYDPSLEKDNCGFGLIAHMEGQASHKLVRTAISALDRMTHRGGIAADGKTGDGCGLLLQKPDSYLRLIAEEQHWKLGKQYAVGMIFLSRDPIKAQSARDIINKELAQETLTVSGWRTVPTNPKVLGPIAAASLPDIQQVFISAPAGWRERDIERRLYIARRRIEKQITEDKDFYICSLSTQVIVYKGLCMPADLPRFYLDLADLRMESAICLFHQRFSTNTQPRWPLAQPFRYLAHNGEINTIEGNRQWARARAYKFSSPLLPDLQTAAPFVNETGSDSSSLDNMLDLFLAGGMDIFRAMRMLVPPAWQNHPDMDDDLRAFYDFNSKHMEPWDGPAGIVLSDGRYAACNLDRNGLRPARYVITKDKLITLASEVGIWDYAPDEVAEKGRVGPGELLVIDTRKGKLWQSAEIDNDLKSRHPYREWMQNNVYQLTSFSELPDDQVGERSFDEDLLKTYQKQFAMTNEEVDQVLRVMADMGQEAVGSMGDDTPMAVLSSKERLITDYFRQKFAQVTNPPIDPLREKHVMSLATSIGQEMNVFCETDGHAHRVTFDSPVLLYSDMQQLLTLSDQHYRNTILDINYDPQEKDLKQAVLELCDQAEQVVREGTVLIVLSDRALTKGKLPIPAAMAVGAVQTRLVESNLRCDANIIVETATARDPHQFAVLIGFGATAVYPYLAYEVVGKMVDDGVLDKSYRDAMQNYQYGINKGLYKIMSKMGISTVASYRCSQLFEAVGLHTDIVELCFKGVTTRIQGANFEDFQQDLFNLSRKAWTKRKSMEHGGLLKYVHGGEYHAYNPDVVGTLQTAVKSGETSDYAEFAKQVNERPVAMLRDLLKLKKSDNPLALEQIEPTTELFKRFDSAAMSIGALSPEAHEALATAMNRIGGHSNSGEGGEDPRRFGTERNSRIKQVASGRFGVTPHYLTNADVLQIKVAQGAKPGEGGQLPGHKVTAEIAKLRYSVQGVTLISPPPHHDIYSIEDLAQLIFDLKQVNPKALVSVKLVSEPGVGTIATGVAKAYADLITISGYDGGTAASPLTSVKYAGSPWELGLAETQQALVANGLRHKIRLQVDGGLKTGLDVIKGAILGAESFGFGTAPMVAMGCKFLRICHLNNCATGVATQDETLRREYFKGLPEMVINYFTGLAEEVRGYLAELGVEKLTDLIGRTDLLETVQGMTAKQSKLDLSGMLEVPVSPEGLPLYCTQPNTPFDKGALNQKIVDDALEAIENQQSVELYYDVINTDRSVGARVSGEIAKRYGNAGMSANPIKVVLQGTAGQSFGVWNAGGVELYLTGDANDYVGKGMAGGKIVIKPHLGTAFTCNEATIIGNTCLYGATGGKLFAAGKAGERFGVRNSGTISVIEGAGDNACEYMTGGIVAILGATGVNFGAGMTGGFAYVLDENGDFQGRVNEESVEAIALTDLYIHQEHLRGLIAEHLEETGSVHAENILANFDEWIPKFYLVKPQAADLQTLLGHQSRSAAELRVQAQ, encoded by the coding sequence ATGGCTCTATATGATCCAAGTCTTGAGAAAGACAACTGTGGATTCGGCTTGATCGCGCACATGGAAGGTCAGGCCAGTCATAAATTGGTTCGCACCGCGATTTCTGCTCTCGACCGCATGACCCACCGCGGCGGTATTGCCGCCGATGGTAAAACCGGTGATGGCTGTGGTCTTCTACTGCAAAAGCCCGATTCTTATCTGCGCCTGATCGCTGAAGAACAGCACTGGAAGCTGGGTAAGCAATACGCGGTTGGTATGATTTTCCTTAGCAGGGATCCGATCAAAGCGCAGTCCGCGCGCGACATCATCAATAAAGAGCTAGCGCAAGAAACACTCACGGTCTCCGGCTGGCGTACCGTGCCAACCAATCCGAAAGTGCTGGGACCGATTGCTGCGGCCTCACTGCCGGATATTCAACAAGTCTTCATTTCTGCACCGGCTGGCTGGCGTGAGCGCGATATCGAGCGCCGCCTGTATATCGCTCGTCGTCGCATCGAAAAGCAAATCACCGAAGACAAAGATTTCTACATCTGTTCGCTGTCCACTCAGGTTATCGTCTACAAAGGCCTGTGCATGCCAGCGGACTTACCACGTTTCTATCTCGACCTGGCCGACCTACGTATGGAATCGGCTATCTGTCTGTTCCACCAGCGTTTTTCAACTAACACGCAACCACGTTGGCCATTGGCTCAGCCGTTCCGCTATCTGGCGCACAACGGTGAGATCAACACCATCGAAGGTAACCGTCAGTGGGCGCGTGCGCGTGCCTACAAGTTCTCATCCCCGTTGCTGCCTGACTTGCAAACGGCCGCACCTTTTGTGAACGAAACCGGTTCTGACTCTTCCAGCTTGGACAACATGCTGGATCTGTTCCTCGCGGGTGGCATGGATATCTTCCGCGCCATGCGCATGCTGGTTCCGCCAGCGTGGCAAAATCACCCGGATATGGATGACGATCTGCGCGCCTTCTACGACTTCAACTCCAAACACATGGAGCCGTGGGATGGCCCGGCGGGTATCGTATTATCCGATGGCCGCTACGCTGCATGTAACCTTGACCGCAACGGTCTGCGCCCTGCACGCTATGTGATCACCAAAGATAAGCTGATCACGCTGGCTTCTGAGGTTGGTATTTGGGATTACGCGCCGGATGAAGTGGCGGAAAAAGGCCGCGTTGGCCCGGGCGAACTGCTGGTAATCGATACCCGCAAAGGTAAGCTGTGGCAATCGGCCGAGATCGACAACGATCTTAAGAGCCGCCACCCCTACCGCGAGTGGATGCAAAACAACGTTTACCAGTTAACCTCGTTTTCCGAACTGCCAGACGATCAGGTTGGCGAGCGCAGCTTCGATGAAGATCTGCTTAAGACCTATCAGAAGCAGTTTGCGATGACCAACGAAGAAGTGGATCAGGTACTGCGCGTCATGGCCGACATGGGTCAGGAAGCGGTCGGTTCAATGGGCGATGATACGCCGATGGCCGTCCTCTCATCGAAAGAACGCCTGATCACGGACTACTTCCGTCAGAAATTTGCTCAGGTGACCAACCCGCCGATCGATCCGCTGCGTGAAAAACACGTGATGTCGCTGGCCACCAGTATCGGCCAGGAGATGAACGTCTTCTGCGAAACCGATGGTCACGCACACCGAGTCACGTTTGATTCGCCGGTTCTGCTTTACTCTGATATGCAGCAGTTACTGACCCTGAGCGATCAGCATTACCGCAATACGATCCTCGACATCAACTACGATCCGCAGGAAAAAGATCTTAAACAAGCGGTATTGGAGTTGTGTGATCAAGCCGAACAGGTGGTGCGCGAAGGTACCGTACTGATCGTGCTGTCTGATCGCGCGCTGACCAAAGGCAAACTGCCGATCCCGGCGGCGATGGCCGTCGGCGCAGTGCAAACTCGCCTAGTGGAATCCAACCTGCGCTGTGATGCGAACATCATTGTGGAAACCGCCACCGCGCGCGATCCACATCAGTTCGCCGTGCTGATTGGCTTTGGTGCCACCGCCGTTTATCCGTACCTCGCTTATGAAGTGGTCGGCAAAATGGTCGACGACGGCGTGCTGGATAAGAGCTATCGTGATGCGATGCAAAACTACCAGTACGGCATCAATAAAGGCCTGTACAAAATCATGTCCAAAATGGGCATCTCGACAGTGGCCTCTTACCGCTGTTCACAACTGTTTGAAGCGGTTGGCCTACATACCGACATTGTCGAACTGTGTTTTAAAGGGGTAACAACCCGTATTCAGGGCGCCAACTTTGAAGACTTCCAGCAGGATTTGTTTAACCTGTCGCGTAAAGCATGGACGAAACGTAAGTCGATGGAACACGGTGGTCTGCTGAAATACGTGCACGGCGGTGAATACCACGCCTACAACCCAGATGTGGTTGGCACGCTGCAAACGGCAGTGAAATCCGGTGAAACATCAGACTACGCTGAGTTTGCCAAACAGGTTAACGAGCGTCCGGTGGCGATGCTGCGTGATTTGCTGAAATTGAAAAAATCAGACAACCCGCTGGCACTGGAACAAATTGAGCCGACCACTGAGCTGTTCAAACGTTTTGACTCGGCGGCAATGTCTATCGGCGCACTGAGCCCGGAAGCGCACGAAGCTCTGGCGACCGCGATGAACCGAATTGGTGGTCACTCGAACTCCGGTGAAGGTGGTGAAGATCCACGCCGCTTTGGTACCGAACGTAACTCGCGCATCAAACAGGTCGCTTCAGGCCGTTTCGGTGTGACGCCACACTACTTGACCAACGCTGACGTGCTGCAAATTAAAGTCGCGCAAGGTGCAAAACCCGGTGAAGGTGGTCAGCTTCCTGGCCACAAAGTGACGGCGGAAATCGCTAAGTTACGTTACTCCGTACAGGGTGTGACGTTGATTTCGCCGCCTCCGCACCACGATATTTACTCAATTGAAGACTTAGCCCAGCTGATCTTCGACTTGAAACAGGTCAACCCGAAAGCGCTGGTGTCGGTCAAACTGGTTTCTGAACCGGGCGTCGGCACGATCGCGACGGGTGTGGCCAAAGCTTACGCCGACCTCATCACCATTTCCGGTTACGACGGCGGCACAGCGGCGAGCCCACTGACCTCAGTGAAATACGCGGGCAGCCCTTGGGAACTTGGCCTGGCTGAAACTCAGCAAGCCTTGGTCGCCAACGGTCTGCGTCATAAGATTCGTCTGCAGGTCGATGGCGGTCTGAAAACCGGTCTGGATGTCATCAAAGGTGCCATTCTGGGTGCGGAAAGCTTTGGTTTTGGTACCGCGCCAATGGTAGCAATGGGCTGTAAATTCCTGCGTATCTGTCACCTCAACAACTGTGCAACCGGGGTGGCGACTCAGGATGAAACCCTGCGCCGCGAATACTTCAAAGGTCTGCCAGAGATGGTGATCAATTACTTCACTGGCCTTGCCGAAGAAGTACGTGGTTATCTGGCCGAACTGGGCGTAGAGAAACTCACCGACCTGATTGGCCGTACCGATCTGCTGGAAACCGTGCAAGGCATGACAGCGAAACAGAGCAAACTGGATCTGTCTGGCATGCTGGAAGTACCCGTGTCACCGGAAGGTTTACCACTATACTGCACCCAGCCGAATACCCCGTTTGACAAAGGGGCGCTCAACCAGAAAATCGTTGATGACGCACTGGAAGCGATCGAAAACCAGCAGTCAGTTGAACTCTACTACGACGTGATCAACACCGACCGTTCGGTAGGTGCGCGTGTGTCCGGTGAAATTGCCAAACGCTACGGCAATGCGGGCATGTCGGCGAACCCGATCAAAGTGGTTCTGCAAGGCACCGCAGGTCAGTCGTTTGGTGTGTGGAACGCGGGCGGCGTCGAGCTGTACTTGACCGGCGATGCCAACGACTACGTCGGTAAAGGCATGGCGGGCGGTAAGATTGTCATCAAACCGCATCTGGGGACTGCTTTTACCTGTAACGAGGCCACCATCATTGGTAACACCTGTCTGTACGGCGCCACTGGTGGTAAGCTGTTTGCAGCCGGTAAAGCGGGCGAGCGTTTTGGCGTGCGAAACTCTGGCACCATTTCAGTGATTGAAGGTGCAGGCGACAACGCGTGTGAATACATGACGGGCGGTATCGTGGCTATTCTGGGTGCAACGGGCGTCAACTTCGGCGCGGGTATGACGGGCGGTTTTGCTTACGTCCTTGACGAAAATGGCGACTTCCAGGGCCGCGTGAACGAAGAGTCCGTCGAAGCGATTGCACTGACCGATCTCTACATCCATCAGGAACACCTGCGTGGCTTGATTGCAGAACATCTGGAAGAGACCGGCTCTGTTCATGCAGAAAATATCTTAGCGAACTTTGATGAATGGATTCCGAAGTTCTACCTTGTTAAACCACAGGCAGCGGACCTGCAGACTCTATTGGGTCACCAAAGCCGCAGCGCTGCTGAACTGCGCGTTCAAGCACAATAA
- a CDS encoding FAD-dependent oxidoreductase — MSQNVYQFIDVNRVDPAKKPLTIRKIEFVEIYEPFTKQQATAQADRCLDCGNPYCEWKCPVHNYIPQWLKLANEGRILEAVELSHQTNSLPEVCGRVCPQDRLCEGSCTLNADFGAVTIGNIEKYITDTAFEMGWKPDMSKVEWTDKKVAIIGAGPAGLAAADVLVRNGVKPVVYDRYPEIGGLLTFGIPSFKLEKGVMENRRRVFSEMGVEFRLNVEVGKDVQLQQLVDEYDAVFLGVGTYKYMRAGLENEDAQGVYDALPFLISNTYKVMELPSEENFIDMAGQKVVVLGGGDTAMDCVRTSIRQGASRVICAYRRDEENMPGSRREVKNAKEEGVEFMFNLQPLGIEVDASGKVTGVKVVQTALGEPDDAGRRRPEPVAGSEHVLEADAVIMAFGFQPHQMSWLEPFGVELDQWGRIKAPLNQEFKFQTSNEKIFAGGDAVRGSDLVVTAIDEGRKAAEGIMDYLEV; from the coding sequence ATGAGCCAGAACGTATACCAATTTATTGATGTCAACCGAGTGGACCCGGCAAAGAAGCCGCTCACCATTCGTAAGATTGAATTCGTAGAGATTTACGAACCGTTTACCAAACAGCAAGCGACCGCTCAGGCGGATCGCTGTCTGGATTGTGGTAACCCGTACTGTGAATGGAAATGTCCGGTACACAACTACATTCCTCAGTGGCTGAAACTGGCCAATGAGGGCCGCATTCTCGAGGCGGTTGAGTTATCACACCAGACCAACAGCCTGCCTGAAGTGTGCGGTCGCGTGTGCCCGCAGGATCGTTTGTGTGAAGGGTCATGTACGCTGAACGCCGATTTCGGCGCCGTGACCATTGGTAACATTGAAAAATACATCACCGATACGGCCTTTGAGATGGGCTGGAAACCGGACATGTCCAAAGTGGAATGGACGGATAAGAAAGTCGCCATTATCGGTGCTGGCCCGGCGGGTCTGGCTGCGGCTGACGTCCTCGTTCGCAACGGTGTGAAACCCGTGGTTTACGATCGTTATCCTGAAATCGGTGGCCTGCTGACGTTCGGTATCCCTTCGTTCAAACTGGAAAAAGGCGTGATGGAAAACCGCCGCCGCGTGTTTAGCGAAATGGGCGTCGAATTCCGTCTCAACGTCGAAGTGGGCAAAGACGTTCAGTTGCAACAGCTGGTTGACGAGTACGATGCGGTGTTCCTGGGCGTTGGCACCTACAAATACATGCGTGCGGGTCTGGAAAATGAAGATGCGCAAGGCGTGTACGATGCTCTGCCATTCTTGATCTCCAACACTTACAAAGTGATGGAACTGCCGTCGGAAGAGAACTTCATCGACATGGCTGGTCAGAAAGTCGTGGTACTCGGTGGTGGTGACACTGCGATGGACTGTGTGCGCACGTCGATTCGTCAGGGGGCATCACGCGTGATTTGTGCTTACCGCCGCGACGAAGAGAACATGCCCGGTTCACGCCGTGAAGTGAAAAACGCCAAAGAAGAAGGCGTTGAGTTCATGTTCAACCTGCAACCGCTGGGTATTGAAGTCGATGCATCCGGTAAAGTGACGGGCGTGAAAGTGGTGCAAACTGCATTGGGTGAACCGGATGACGCCGGTCGCCGTCGCCCAGAACCGGTCGCAGGCAGTGAACACGTGCTGGAAGCCGATGCCGTGATCATGGCGTTTGGTTTCCAACCGCATCAGATGAGCTGGCTGGAACCGTTTGGTGTCGAGCTGGATCAATGGGGCCGCATTAAGGCGCCGCTCAATCAGGAATTTAAGTTCCAGACCAGCAATGAGAAAATCTTTGCTGGTGGCGATGCGGTACGTGGCTCAGATCTGGTGGTGACCGCCATCGATGAAGGACGCAAAGCGGCAGAAGGCATCATGGATTACCTAGAAGTGTAA
- a CDS encoding DUF1499 domain-containing protein, translating into MTDRTNTLCGEKPNCVSTQESREKFTLAPFILRPGVTLEQVERVALTLPGAKTADKDSNYLRIECTTRIMRFVDDLELKLTDDHLIVRSESRVGYSDFGVNRRRAENLREKLAEAGMLRQP; encoded by the coding sequence ATGACCGACCGCACCAACACACTTTGTGGCGAAAAGCCCAACTGCGTATCAACTCAGGAGAGTCGCGAAAAATTCACTCTCGCTCCCTTTATTCTGCGCCCGGGCGTGACATTAGAGCAGGTTGAGCGCGTCGCACTCACTCTGCCCGGAGCGAAAACCGCCGATAAAGACAGTAATTATCTGCGCATCGAATGCACCACGCGTATCATGCGTTTTGTCGATGATCTGGAACTAAAACTAACCGATGACCATCTGATCGTTCGCTCGGAATCACGTGTCGGTTACAGTGACTTTGGCGTCAACCGCCGCCGCGCAGAAAACCTGCGTGAAAAACTGGCCGAAGCAGGCATGCTGCGCCAACCATAA
- the mtnN gene encoding 5'-methylthioadenosine/S-adenosylhomocysteine nucleosidase — protein MKIGIIGAMQQEVAILKDALDNCQEVSKGGCTYYSGQLHGVDVVLLQSGIGKVAAAIGTAILLDEYQPDVVINTGSAGGFDATLNVGDVVISTEVRHHDADVTAFGYEIGQMAGQPAAFKANEQLMAVAEKALEAMADKHAVRGLICTGDAFVCTAERQAFIRAHFPSVIAVEMEASAIAQACHQFQVPFVVVRAISDVADKESPMSFDEFLPLAAKSSSEMVSKMVELLK, from the coding sequence ATGAAAATTGGCATCATCGGCGCAATGCAACAAGAAGTCGCCATTCTGAAAGACGCTCTCGACAACTGTCAGGAAGTCAGCAAAGGCGGCTGTACTTACTATTCCGGTCAGCTGCATGGCGTTGACGTGGTATTGCTGCAATCGGGCATCGGTAAAGTCGCTGCAGCCATCGGCACGGCAATCCTGCTGGATGAATACCAGCCAGATGTCGTCATCAACACAGGCTCTGCAGGCGGTTTCGATGCGACTCTGAATGTCGGTGATGTTGTGATTTCTACCGAAGTCCGCCATCATGATGCCGATGTGACCGCCTTTGGTTACGAGATTGGTCAAATGGCTGGCCAGCCAGCTGCCTTCAAAGCCAATGAACAGCTGATGGCTGTGGCGGAAAAAGCGCTGGAAGCGATGGCGGACAAACACGCGGTTCGCGGCCTGATTTGTACTGGCGATGCGTTTGTCTGCACCGCTGAACGTCAAGCGTTTATCCGCGCTCACTTCCCATCTGTGATTGCGGTAGAGATGGAAGCATCAGCCATTGCACAAGCTTGTCACCAGTTCCAGGTACCGTTTGTGGTCGTACGTGCGATCTCTGACGTTGCCGATAAAGAATCCCCTATGTCGTTTGACGAGTTTCTGCCGCTGGCAGCGAAAAGCTCATCAGAAATGGTGAGCAAGATGGTTGAACTGCTGAAATAA
- a CDS encoding cobalamin biosynthesis family protein — protein sequence MDEIFHTFYANGALLVMWGALLFHLILPIPRSAHPVTLWHKFAEILADKVNTNASYAQSQLSGTLAWLLMILPTVVVCVALKPLVWQPQLFELALLLLALDWRSQEQLANRMASALAKDDKKLARSLLMPYVNRDTSTLSPLGLGKAGAETVIMGFGRNVVCVLFWYALLGGIGAFIYRLMVELARAWSPSRARFQPFGLPVVRAVAVLEFVPLRLFSLLIVMGNQAAHTLQNTLQQSRSWPLPGPGWLLCAVGNKLELSLGGPAIYGEQKAVRVKIGGRIAPSAIHLSQVHTLLAWRIFAWIVLQSLLLLVIHRGV from the coding sequence ATGGACGAGATCTTTCATACTTTCTATGCCAACGGTGCGCTCCTCGTTATGTGGGGCGCGCTGCTGTTTCATCTGATTCTGCCGATCCCACGCAGCGCGCATCCTGTCACGTTATGGCATAAGTTTGCCGAAATACTGGCGGACAAGGTCAATACCAACGCCAGCTATGCGCAAAGTCAGCTATCCGGCACGCTCGCGTGGCTGCTGATGATTTTGCCGACGGTTGTGGTGTGCGTGGCGCTCAAGCCTTTGGTGTGGCAACCGCAATTGTTTGAACTGGCACTGCTGCTGCTGGCACTCGATTGGCGCAGTCAGGAACAGTTGGCCAATCGTATGGCCTCTGCACTCGCCAAAGACGATAAGAAACTCGCGCGCAGCCTGTTAATGCCGTACGTCAACCGCGACACCTCTACCCTCTCGCCGCTGGGCCTTGGTAAAGCAGGGGCTGAAACCGTGATTATGGGCTTTGGCCGCAATGTTGTCTGTGTGCTGTTTTGGTACGCCCTACTCGGCGGAATTGGCGCATTTATCTATCGCCTTATGGTGGAGTTGGCCCGCGCTTGGTCACCATCGCGCGCTCGTTTTCAACCGTTTGGTCTGCCTGTAGTGCGAGCGGTCGCGGTGCTTGAATTCGTTCCGCTGCGCCTATTCAGTCTTTTGATCGTCATGGGCAACCAAGCCGCACACACCCTGCAAAACACACTGCAGCAAAGTCGTTCGTGGCCACTACCCGGACCGGGATGGCTGCTGTGCGCAGTTGGCAACAAGCTGGAATTATCACTGGGTGGGCCAGCGATTTACGGTGAACAAAAGGCCGTTCGCGTCAAAATCGGCGGCCGTATTGCACCGTCTGCTATTCATTTGTCACAAGTTCATACCCTGCTGGCTTGGCGAATCTTCGCTTGGATCGTTTTACAAAGCCTGCTGTTGCTCGTTATTCATCGAGGAGTTTAA
- the btuF gene encoding vitamin B12 ABC transporter substrate-binding protein BtuF yields MRLWLLTLLCCSTFSYAAAPVQRVISLAPHATELAFAAGLGDKLVAVSEYSDYPPQARNIEKVSNYQGVKVERIVALKPDLVIAWPAGNPARELDKLKQLGLPIYYSNTRTLDDIATNIEQLSQYADDPSVGQQAAEAFRHQLSTLRKQYATAKPVRYFYQLSEKPIITLAQNSWPSEVFRFCGGENVFEHSPTPYPQVGLEQVLLAQPEVIFTSEHAIENGNMWQRWQEQLPAVRQNHVWALTSDWLNRPTPRTLKAIEQVCHYFDQVRK; encoded by the coding sequence ATGCGCCTTTGGCTGCTCACTCTGCTTTGCTGCAGTACTTTTTCTTATGCCGCCGCCCCGGTGCAACGCGTCATCAGCCTTGCACCACATGCCACAGAGCTGGCTTTTGCTGCCGGTCTTGGTGACAAACTGGTCGCGGTCAGTGAGTACAGCGACTATCCGCCACAAGCGCGTAACATCGAAAAGGTGTCCAATTATCAGGGCGTAAAAGTCGAACGTATTGTCGCCCTTAAACCTGATCTGGTGATAGCCTGGCCCGCAGGTAATCCTGCACGCGAACTGGACAAGCTTAAACAGCTTGGCCTGCCGATTTACTATTCCAACACACGCACACTGGACGACATTGCGACCAATATTGAGCAACTCAGCCAGTACGCTGACGATCCATCTGTCGGGCAACAGGCGGCAGAGGCATTTCGCCATCAACTCAGCACGCTGCGTAAGCAATACGCTACAGCCAAGCCTGTGCGTTACTTTTACCAGTTGAGTGAAAAACCGATTATTACGCTCGCGCAAAACAGTTGGCCCAGCGAAGTCTTTCGCTTTTGTGGCGGAGAAAACGTGTTTGAGCACAGCCCAACACCTTATCCGCAAGTCGGCCTGGAGCAAGTTCTGCTGGCACAACCAGAGGTGATCTTCACCTCCGAGCATGCGATTGAAAACGGCAACATGTGGCAACGCTGGCAAGAGCAACTGCCCGCCGTCAGACAGAACCATGTGTGGGCGCTGACTTCAGATTGGCTCAACCGCCCAACACCACGTACGCTGAAAGCGATTGAGCAAGTGTGTCATTACTTCGACCAAGTGCGAAAATAA
- a CDS encoding TRIC cation channel family protein yields the protein MDTSLLYLIDMFGTAIFAISGVLLAGRLKMDPFGVIVLASVTAIGGGTIRDMSLGATPVFWIKDPTYLWVIFITCILTMLIVRRPKRLAWWILPVCDAIGLAVFVGIGVEKALIYQESSLIAIIMGVITGCGGGIIRDVLAREIPMVLRSEVYATACIIGGVFHTTALMMGYDSSTAFISGVLSTLIIRLGAIRWHLSLPTFAITR from the coding sequence TTGGATACTTCACTGCTCTATCTGATCGATATGTTCGGTACTGCTATTTTTGCCATCTCCGGCGTTTTGCTGGCTGGCCGTTTGAAAATGGACCCGTTCGGCGTGATTGTACTGGCCAGCGTGACGGCCATCGGCGGCGGAACCATTCGCGATATGTCACTCGGTGCCACACCGGTATTCTGGATAAAAGATCCCACCTACCTGTGGGTGATTTTCATCACTTGTATCCTGACCATGCTGATCGTACGTCGTCCAAAACGACTGGCTTGGTGGATCTTACCTGTGTGTGATGCAATAGGTCTGGCGGTATTTGTTGGCATTGGTGTTGAAAAAGCGCTCATCTATCAGGAATCATCGCTGATCGCGATCATTATGGGTGTCATTACCGGTTGTGGCGGCGGGATCATTCGTGATGTATTGGCCCGTGAAATTCCAATGGTGCTGCGCAGCGAAGTTTACGCAACGGCCTGCATCATCGGCGGCGTGTTCCACACGACGGCACTGATGATGGGGTATGACAGTTCAACCGCTTTTATTTCCGGCGTGTTATCCACCCTGATCATTCGCCTTGGCGCGATACGCTGGCATTTATCACTGCCCACCTTTGCCATTACCCGCTAA